The following coding sequences lie in one Bifidobacterium sp. ESL0690 genomic window:
- a CDS encoding F0F1 ATP synthase subunit B has translation MTFAASKGINLFIPKVYDIVWSLIILAIVAVFFYKFFMPKFNAIFDERAEKIQGNIDKAKKAKEDADSAKKKYEDQLNHARVDASKITDNARSEATKIISDAHTRADKEAEQITTNAQRSIASQQQQAMVTLKSEVGTLATALAGKILGSKLQDSDVQTNMLDDMIDDLDKKTDNTK, from the coding sequence ATGACATTTGCTGCCTCGAAGGGCATCAACCTGTTTATTCCCAAGGTCTATGACATCGTATGGTCCCTGATCATTCTTGCCATAGTCGCTGTGTTCTTCTACAAATTCTTCATGCCCAAGTTCAACGCCATTTTCGACGAGCGCGCCGAAAAGATTCAAGGCAACATCGACAAGGCCAAAAAGGCCAAGGAAGATGCGGACTCGGCCAAGAAGAAGTATGAGGACCAACTCAACCACGCCCGTGTCGATGCTTCTAAGATCACCGACAACGCTCGCAGCGAGGCGACGAAGATCATTTCCGACGCCCACACCCGTGCGGACAAGGAAGCGGAGCAGATCACCACGAATGCCCAGCGTTCCATAGCCTCGCAGCAACAGCAGGCGATGGTGACGTTGAAGAGCGAGGTCGGGACTTTGGCCACGGCTCTTGCCGGTAAGATTCTGGGCTCCAAGCTTCAGGACAGCGACGTGCAGACCAACATGCTCGACGACATGATCGACGATCTCGACAAGAAAACGGACAATACGAAGTGA
- a CDS encoding F0F1 ATP synthase subunit delta, with product MRGEASISADRTSRDSLAPKLRAKGTDAWRIGEELFVVTNLLDHEASVERSLTDPSRPTADKVALIKTILADQADPLTVEILNDLVSRNWSRVSDIANAVEDFAVDAMMYYADATDSTLAVSVELAQMHSALLKMSVLRSKLSDDFAPAKARLDLLHAVFGDAKLNKVTMRLAEHAVANPRHRRFLETLEWLIAKFTRHMGQSMVTVTTATPLNKTQIKRLTEIYTNKLGRPVHINSSVDPSVLGGMRVQIGADVTDNTVAAQLLQLRRKVTTEM from the coding sequence ATGCGAGGAGAAGCGTCAATCAGCGCTGATCGCACATCGCGTGATTCTCTGGCCCCGAAGCTGAGGGCGAAGGGAACGGACGCGTGGCGAATCGGCGAGGAGCTGTTCGTTGTCACCAATCTGCTCGACCACGAGGCGTCGGTGGAGCGTTCGCTCACAGACCCGTCCCGGCCTACCGCCGACAAGGTCGCGCTGATCAAGACCATTCTCGCCGATCAGGCCGATCCCTTGACGGTGGAGATTCTGAACGATTTGGTCTCACGCAATTGGAGCCGGGTCAGTGATATCGCCAACGCCGTGGAGGATTTCGCGGTCGACGCGATGATGTATTACGCTGATGCGACCGACAGCACGCTTGCGGTTTCCGTCGAATTGGCACAAATGCATTCCGCGTTGCTCAAGATGTCGGTGTTGCGTTCCAAGCTTTCCGACGATTTTGCACCGGCTAAGGCGCGTCTTGATCTCCTGCACGCGGTCTTCGGCGATGCGAAGCTCAACAAAGTGACCATGAGACTGGCCGAACATGCAGTCGCCAATCCGCGTCATCGCCGCTTCCTTGAGACGCTTGAATGGCTTATCGCCAAGTTCACACGCCATATGGGTCAGTCGATGGTCACCGTCACCACGGCCACGCCGTTGAACAAGACACAGATCAAGCGACTTACTGAGATCTATACGAACAAGCTCGGTCGCCCGGTGCATATCAATTCATCGGTCGACCCCTCGGTTCTCGGCGGCATGCGTGTGCAGATCGGAGCGGATGTTACGGACAACACCGTCGCCGCCCAGCTTTTGCAGTTGCGCCGCAAAGTGACCACGGAAATGTGA
- a CDS encoding F0F1 ATP synthase subunit epsilon, whose amino-acid sequence MAGSTMKVNIVASDRPLWAGVAKSVSIPASEGGMGLLPDHEPILTVIDKGTVSAIDVDGNRHSFEVTDGFASFDSNSLTVAVETGVDTKKNPTATAE is encoded by the coding sequence ATGGCCGGCTCAACGATGAAGGTGAATATCGTCGCCTCCGACCGCCCGCTGTGGGCAGGTGTCGCGAAGTCCGTTTCCATCCCCGCGAGCGAGGGTGGCATGGGCCTTCTGCCTGACCATGAGCCAATCTTGACGGTGATTGACAAGGGCACGGTTTCGGCCATTGACGTTGACGGCAACCGTCACAGCTTCGAAGTGACCGACGGGTTCGCGTCTTTCGATTCCAACTCGCTGACCGTCGCCGTGGAAACCGGCGTGGACACCAAGAAGAATCCGACGGCAACCGCGGAGTAA
- a CDS encoding tetratricopeptide repeat protein, whose translation MRKKALLAAANNPQSNPGISLAGAVDLSSIKHQVQAEPGQAGGAPSAGGYVIDVTEATFQAVLQTSATYPVVLLLWIPTDDRLFAMAKTLGDAVNAMKGQVQLARVDINAEPGIAQAFQIKGAPALFALIGGRPMPILEGLPSDEELTQITDTLLPQIVQLAQQAGVTGTAPYSGDPDADAAAGDGEADAAEQVPPEHQQAHQLAADGDYAGAAEAYAQVLEANPNDTLAARERSKALLLARSGRADVREVRAAAAEHPDDVDAQLAVADIDMIGGQIEDAFSRLLDFLAAGHKADLEPVRKRLLEYFVIPEPDDPRLKAARRRLSMLMY comes from the coding sequence ATGAGAAAGAAGGCACTTTTGGCAGCAGCGAATAATCCTCAGTCGAATCCGGGCATTTCATTGGCGGGTGCGGTCGATCTGAGTTCCATCAAACATCAGGTACAGGCAGAGCCGGGTCAGGCCGGTGGCGCACCGAGCGCGGGGGGTTACGTCATCGATGTCACGGAGGCTACGTTCCAAGCGGTTCTGCAGACTTCCGCTACGTATCCGGTTGTGCTGCTGTTGTGGATTCCCACTGACGACCGTCTGTTTGCCATGGCCAAGACGCTTGGTGACGCGGTCAATGCGATGAAGGGTCAGGTTCAGCTTGCTCGCGTCGACATCAACGCCGAACCTGGCATCGCCCAGGCCTTCCAGATCAAGGGTGCGCCGGCGCTGTTCGCGCTTATCGGCGGTCGGCCGATGCCGATTCTTGAGGGATTGCCGAGCGATGAGGAACTGACGCAGATTACCGACACTTTGCTGCCACAGATTGTGCAGCTTGCTCAGCAAGCTGGCGTCACGGGCACCGCACCGTATTCCGGCGATCCCGATGCCGATGCTGCTGCGGGCGATGGCGAAGCAGACGCGGCCGAACAGGTGCCACCCGAACACCAGCAGGCCCACCAGCTTGCGGCAGACGGCGACTACGCCGGTGCCGCAGAAGCCTATGCTCAAGTACTCGAAGCGAATCCGAACGACACCTTGGCCGCCCGCGAGCGTTCCAAGGCTTTGCTGCTGGCCCGTTCCGGCAGGGCTGATGTGCGCGAGGTTCGCGCGGCTGCCGCCGAGCATCCCGACGACGTGGACGCGCAGCTCGCTGTCGCCGATATCGATATGATCGGCGGCCAGATCGAGGATGCCTTCTCGCGGCTCTTGGACTTCCTTGCCGCAGGCCACAAGGCCGACCTTGAGCCGGTGCGCAAGCGTCTGCTCGAGTACTTCGTCATCCCCGAGCCCGATGACCCGCGCCTCAAGGCCGCTCGTCGTCGCCTCTCGATGTTGATGTACTGA
- a CDS encoding FKBP-type peptidyl-prolyl cis-trans isomerase: protein MSNNHSRKFGRILAAACAIALSFGMAACGSGNDNNNKATDTSDGTQMAGVKATGELGKKPKITFHTPMSVVNNSYAVLQKGNGAALQKDNHICVQGVALNAKDGSEMMSTWEKNTPDCSMVMNEEGTGKTYYNVLKNQKINSTVAFGVNDHNKASTSYIMAITIVSQSKPMTRAEGDKVTDVPADLPKVTLNEKGAPSIDFNGYKPGNNLVVQPLIKGKGKKVAETDTIDAHYTGWVMGADGKPSKFDSSWDRGKAAQFSLQQVVKGWTQGLAGQTVGSQVLLVIPPDLGYGNQAQSKIPANSTLYFVVDILYDYGQMQAQQ, encoded by the coding sequence ATGAGCAACAATCACTCGCGAAAATTCGGTCGCATTCTCGCAGCAGCCTGCGCCATCGCTCTGTCTTTCGGCATGGCCGCCTGCGGATCCGGCAACGACAATAACAACAAAGCCACCGATACCTCGGATGGCACGCAGATGGCCGGAGTCAAGGCCACCGGAGAGCTCGGCAAAAAGCCGAAAATCACCTTCCATACCCCGATGAGCGTGGTCAACAATTCTTACGCCGTGCTGCAAAAAGGCAACGGAGCCGCGCTTCAAAAAGACAATCACATCTGCGTTCAGGGCGTCGCGTTGAACGCCAAGGATGGCAGCGAGATGATGAGCACTTGGGAGAAGAACACCCCCGACTGCTCGATGGTGATGAACGAGGAAGGCACGGGCAAGACCTATTACAACGTGCTGAAGAACCAGAAAATCAACTCGACCGTGGCCTTCGGCGTCAATGACCACAACAAAGCCAGCACCTCCTATATCATGGCGATTACCATCGTTTCCCAGTCCAAACCGATGACCCGCGCCGAGGGTGACAAGGTCACAGACGTTCCCGCGGACCTGCCCAAGGTGACGCTCAACGAAAAGGGCGCGCCGTCCATTGATTTCAACGGTTACAAGCCCGGCAACAACCTCGTCGTCCAGCCGCTCATCAAGGGCAAGGGCAAGAAAGTCGCTGAAACCGACACCATCGACGCACACTACACCGGTTGGGTGATGGGCGCAGACGGTAAGCCTTCAAAGTTCGATTCCTCGTGGGATCGCGGCAAGGCCGCGCAATTCTCGCTCCAGCAGGTCGTCAAGGGCTGGACTCAAGGGCTGGCCGGGCAGACGGTCGGCTCCCAAGTGCTGCTGGTCATTCCTCCGGATTTGGGATATGGCAACCAGGCACAATCCAAGATTCCCGCCAATTCGACGCTTTACTTCGTGGTCGACATTCTCTACGATTACGGCCAGATGCAGGCTCAGCAGTAA
- the nucS gene encoding endonuclease NucS, with translation MRIIVADCSAVYSGRLNASLPMAKRVLMIKADQSLLIFSELGSYKPLNWMAAPCTIREVTSESNAENVDEQTPEKVFRVAAQKSTDVLEVTVQHVYSDETYDLGEDPGLVKDGVEDHLQYYLAQQIERIGKGAKLVRREYPTPVGPVDIMAIDGNGQHVAIEIKRHGGIDGVEQLTRYVKLLNKDPLLAPVRGMFAAQTITPQARVLATERGFDCLILDYEDMKGTDDDSLRLF, from the coding sequence GTGCGAATTATTGTTGCTGACTGCTCTGCCGTCTATTCCGGAAGGCTCAACGCCTCGTTGCCCATGGCCAAGCGGGTGCTGATGATCAAGGCCGACCAGAGCCTCCTGATTTTCTCTGAACTCGGCTCCTACAAGCCGCTCAACTGGATGGCCGCACCTTGCACCATCCGTGAGGTCACTTCGGAAAGCAACGCCGAGAATGTCGATGAGCAAACTCCCGAAAAGGTGTTCCGTGTGGCCGCGCAGAAGTCCACCGACGTGCTCGAAGTGACGGTGCAGCACGTCTATTCCGACGAGACCTATGATTTGGGAGAAGACCCGGGGCTCGTCAAGGATGGTGTTGAAGACCATCTTCAGTATTATCTGGCCCAGCAGATCGAGCGTATCGGCAAGGGCGCGAAGCTGGTGCGTCGCGAATATCCGACGCCCGTCGGCCCAGTCGACATCATGGCCATTGACGGCAACGGGCAGCACGTCGCCATCGAAATCAAGCGTCACGGTGGCATCGATGGCGTCGAACAGCTCACGCGTTATGTCAAGCTCTTGAACAAAGACCCGTTGCTCGCTCCGGTTCGCGGTATGTTCGCCGCCCAGACCATCACCCCGCAGGCCCGTGTCCTGGCGACTGAGCGCGGCTTCGATTGCCTTATCCTCGACTATGAGGACATGAAAGGCACCGACGATGACAGTCTCCGGCTTTTCTGA
- a CDS encoding F0F1 ATP synthase subunit gamma, protein MASQLGLKSRIASTTSLGKIFNAQEMIASSHIAKARTVALNAKPYSDAIFDAVQALAAHTDIDHPIVKSTEKNPRVAVLALTSDRGMAGAYTSSIIRETESLLARLDKAGKEPLLYVYGRRGVSYYHYRNRKIAATWEGNTDQPGAETAREIADRLLEDYMKTAAQGGVSELYIIFTEFVNMVVQKVRVLRMLPVELVRNTDQKAGGDAATQPAVDTNAKSENGSATSAAATVAGDVTSVAKTDQMSPLYTFEPNVHKVLDAILPKYVQSRIHECLLTAAASETASRQNAMHTATDNANNLIDSLTRQLNASRQASITQELTEIISSADALNKEEE, encoded by the coding sequence ATGGCTTCGCAACTCGGATTGAAATCACGTATCGCCTCCACTACGTCGTTGGGCAAGATTTTCAACGCGCAGGAGATGATCGCTTCTTCGCATATCGCCAAGGCACGCACCGTGGCGTTGAATGCGAAGCCATACAGCGACGCGATTTTCGATGCCGTCCAGGCGCTGGCCGCACATACCGATATCGATCATCCGATTGTCAAGTCCACGGAAAAGAACCCTCGGGTCGCCGTTCTGGCCTTGACGTCGGACCGCGGTATGGCCGGTGCCTATACCTCGTCGATTATCCGCGAGACGGAATCGTTGCTTGCGCGCCTCGATAAGGCGGGCAAGGAGCCTCTGCTTTATGTTTACGGCCGTCGCGGTGTTTCCTATTATCATTACCGCAATCGCAAGATTGCGGCGACGTGGGAAGGCAACACCGACCAGCCGGGTGCGGAAACCGCAAGGGAAATCGCCGACCGGCTGTTGGAAGACTATATGAAAACGGCCGCGCAAGGCGGTGTCTCCGAGCTGTATATCATCTTCACGGAATTTGTGAACATGGTGGTGCAGAAGGTTCGTGTGCTGCGGATGCTGCCGGTCGAGCTCGTGCGCAACACCGACCAGAAGGCAGGTGGCGATGCAGCGACACAGCCTGCCGTCGACACCAACGCCAAGTCCGAAAACGGTAGTGCGACCTCTGCGGCAGCTACGGTGGCCGGGGATGTGACATCGGTGGCGAAAACCGATCAGATGTCACCGCTCTATACCTTCGAGCCGAACGTGCACAAGGTGCTCGACGCGATTCTGCCGAAGTACGTGCAGTCGCGTATCCACGAGTGCCTGCTGACCGCGGCCGCCTCCGAGACGGCAAGCCGGCAGAATGCCATGCACACCGCGACCGACAACGCCAACAATCTGATCGATTCGCTTACGCGCCAGCTCAACGCTTCGCGTCAGGCCTCGATCACCCAGGAACTTACTGAGATAATCAGCAGCGCAGACGCGCTGAATAAAGAGGAAGAGTAG
- the atpA gene encoding F0F1 ATP synthase subunit alpha — protein MAELTIDPANVRKALDDFVDSYTPSDTPTQEVGYVATAGDGIAHVTGLPGCMANELLTFEDGTLGLAFNLDPREIGVVILGDFAGVEEGQEVRRTGEVLSVPVGDGYLGRTVDPLGKPIDGLGEIKSEGRRILEAQAPDVMHRQPVVEPLSTGLKAIDAMTPIGRGQRQLIIGDRQTGKTAIAIDAILNQKNNWESGDPKKQVRCIYVAVGQKGSTIASVRQSLEEAGAMEYTTIVASPASDSAGFKYIAPYTGSAIGQHWMYNGKHVLIVFDDLSKQAEAYRSISLLLRRPPGREAYPGDVFYLHSRLLERCAKLSDDLGGGSMTGLPIVETKANDVSAYIPTNVISITDGQIFLQSDLFNANQRPAVDVGISVSRVGGAAQTKALKKVSGTLKISLAQYRSLQSFAMFASDLDAASKAQLTRGARLTELLKQPQFSPYSMEQEVVSVWAGTHGKLDDLDIADVLPFEHGLLDYLEHNTDILKTIRDTENFTDDTEKALDAAVEEYRGNYVTKAGKPLVVKKPVATTPTKIEQEKIVAGDK, from the coding sequence ATGGCAGAACTTACCATTGATCCTGCGAATGTGCGAAAGGCCCTCGACGATTTCGTCGATTCGTACACGCCCAGCGATACTCCCACCCAAGAGGTGGGCTATGTCGCCACGGCCGGCGATGGCATCGCGCATGTAACGGGACTGCCTGGTTGCATGGCCAACGAGCTGCTGACGTTTGAAGACGGCACGCTCGGCCTGGCTTTCAACCTTGATCCCCGTGAGATCGGCGTGGTTATCCTCGGCGACTTCGCAGGTGTCGAGGAAGGCCAGGAGGTACGGCGCACCGGAGAGGTGCTTTCCGTGCCGGTCGGCGACGGCTATCTCGGGCGTACGGTTGACCCTCTGGGCAAACCGATCGATGGCTTGGGTGAAATCAAAAGCGAAGGCCGCAGAATTCTCGAGGCGCAGGCCCCGGATGTGATGCATCGTCAGCCCGTTGTGGAACCGCTTTCCACGGGCTTGAAGGCCATTGACGCGATGACACCGATTGGCCGTGGTCAGCGACAGCTCATCATCGGCGACCGCCAGACCGGCAAGACCGCCATCGCGATCGATGCGATTTTGAACCAGAAGAACAACTGGGAGAGCGGCGACCCGAAGAAGCAGGTCCGCTGCATTTACGTGGCTGTCGGCCAGAAGGGCTCCACCATCGCCTCCGTGCGTCAGAGCCTTGAAGAAGCAGGAGCGATGGAATATACCACCATCGTGGCCAGCCCGGCTTCCGACTCCGCAGGTTTCAAGTACATTGCCCCCTACACCGGCTCGGCCATCGGCCAGCACTGGATGTACAACGGCAAGCACGTCCTCATCGTCTTCGATGATCTGTCGAAGCAGGCCGAGGCTTACCGTTCGATTTCCCTGTTGCTGCGTCGCCCGCCGGGGCGTGAGGCTTACCCGGGAGACGTCTTCTATCTGCATTCCCGTCTGCTCGAACGTTGCGCCAAGCTCTCCGATGATCTTGGTGGCGGTTCGATGACCGGTCTGCCGATTGTGGAGACGAAGGCGAACGATGTGTCCGCCTACATCCCGACGAACGTCATTTCCATCACCGACGGCCAGATCTTCCTGCAGTCCGACCTGTTCAATGCCAACCAGCGCCCAGCAGTGGACGTCGGCATTTCGGTCTCCCGCGTCGGTGGCGCGGCCCAGACCAAGGCGTTGAAGAAGGTTTCCGGTACCTTGAAGATCTCGCTGGCACAGTATCGTTCGCTGCAGTCCTTCGCGATGTTCGCTTCCGATTTGGATGCGGCTTCCAAGGCGCAGCTGACGCGTGGCGCCCGCTTGACCGAGCTGCTGAAACAGCCTCAGTTCTCCCCGTATTCGATGGAGCAGGAGGTCGTCTCCGTGTGGGCCGGTACCCACGGCAAGCTCGATGATCTCGACATCGCCGACGTGTTGCCCTTCGAGCATGGTCTGCTGGACTATCTCGAGCACAACACCGATATTCTGAAGACGATTCGCGACACCGAAAACTTCACCGATGACACGGAGAAGGCTTTGGACGCGGCCGTTGAGGAATATCGTGGCAACTACGTGACCAAGGCCGGCAAGCCCTTGGTCGTAAAGAAGCCTGTCGCTACCACGCCGACGAAGATCGAGCAGGAAAAGATTGTGGCGGGGGATAAGTAA
- the argS gene encoding arginine--tRNA ligase, translated as MNPEALSELISDTAHELVSAGDAGELTVDLIPAVEKLAVMRPKDRAHGDWSSNVAMQLAKKAGMKPRDLAEAFAAKLRDAEGIASVEVAGPGFINITLDSASAAAVVSQILEQGIEMEPVDKGVEVWKGKDSDTEAAGTETEAKTVHSTKFGLNDHLGGKTLNLEFVSANPTGPIHIGGVRWAATGDSMARVLEANGAKVVREYYFNDHGEQINRFAKSLVAAAHGEETPSDGYKGTYINEIADRVIAEAKADGIDVLNLPRVDGGLDKDGKPLGEGDSEQREEFRKRAVPMMFAEIQQSMKDFRVNFDVWFHENSLYQDGAVKEAIAKLREQGDIYEKDGATWFASTKHGDDKDRVIIKSNGEYAYFAADIAYYYNKRHRKGKPSAPADIAIYMLGADHHGYIGRMMAMCAAFGDKPGENMQILIGQMVNVMKDGKAVRMSKRAGNVVTIDDLVEAVGVDAARYSLARTDYNTSVDIDLDVLASHTNENPVYYVQYAHARSCNVDRNAEAAKIDASVADLSLLDTPADGEVLGALAQWPSVVSDAGDLRAPHKIAHYLEALAGTYHKWYNLERVVPMDLTDLEVREKDAAKLEAARIAKNPEPARAAARLQLNDAVQRVIASGLAMLGVTAPDKM; from the coding sequence ATGAATCCTGAAGCGTTAAGTGAACTTATTTCTGATACTGCACATGAGTTGGTTTCGGCGGGGGATGCCGGCGAACTGACCGTTGATCTGATTCCGGCGGTTGAGAAGCTGGCGGTGATGCGGCCGAAGGACCGCGCGCACGGCGACTGGTCGTCGAATGTAGCGATGCAGCTGGCCAAGAAGGCCGGCATGAAGCCGCGCGATCTGGCCGAGGCGTTTGCCGCGAAACTGCGCGACGCGGAGGGTATCGCCTCCGTGGAGGTGGCCGGGCCTGGGTTTATTAATATCACGTTGGATTCCGCTTCGGCGGCTGCCGTGGTCTCTCAGATTCTTGAGCAGGGCATTGAGATGGAGCCGGTCGATAAAGGCGTCGAAGTCTGGAAGGGCAAGGACAGCGATACCGAAGCTGCCGGCACTGAGACCGAGGCGAAAACCGTCCATTCCACAAAATTCGGCCTGAACGACCATTTGGGCGGCAAGACGCTCAACCTCGAATTCGTCTCGGCCAACCCGACCGGCCCGATCCACATCGGCGGCGTGCGTTGGGCGGCGACCGGCGACTCCATGGCCCGCGTGCTTGAGGCCAACGGCGCCAAGGTCGTGCGCGAATACTACTTCAACGACCACGGCGAGCAGATCAACCGCTTTGCCAAGTCGCTCGTGGCTGCGGCCCACGGTGAGGAAACCCCGTCCGACGGTTACAAGGGTACGTATATCAACGAAATCGCCGACCGTGTCATTGCCGAAGCCAAGGCCGACGGTATCGATGTGCTGAACCTGCCGCGCGTCGACGGCGGTCTCGATAAAGACGGCAAGCCACTTGGCGAGGGCGATTCCGAGCAGCGCGAAGAGTTCCGCAAGCGCGCGGTGCCGATGATGTTCGCTGAAATCCAGCAGTCCATGAAGGATTTCCGTGTCAACTTCGACGTGTGGTTCCACGAAAACAGCCTGTATCAGGACGGTGCGGTGAAGGAAGCCATCGCCAAGCTGCGCGAGCAGGGTGATATCTACGAGAAGGACGGCGCCACCTGGTTCGCCTCCACCAAGCACGGCGACGACAAGGACCGCGTCATCATCAAGTCGAACGGCGAGTACGCCTACTTCGCCGCGGACATCGCCTACTACTACAACAAGCGTCATCGCAAGGGCAAGCCTTCCGCTCCTGCCGACATCGCGATTTACATGCTCGGCGCCGACCATCATGGCTACATCGGTCGCATGATGGCGATGTGTGCCGCGTTCGGCGACAAGCCGGGCGAGAACATGCAGATTCTCATCGGCCAGATGGTCAACGTGATGAAGGATGGCAAGGCCGTGCGCATGTCCAAGCGCGCCGGCAACGTCGTCACCATCGACGATTTGGTGGAGGCCGTGGGCGTGGACGCCGCGCGCTATTCGCTCGCCCGCACCGATTACAACACCAGCGTCGACATCGACCTCGACGTGCTTGCCTCGCACACCAACGAGAACCCTGTGTATTACGTTCAGTACGCGCACGCCCGCAGTTGCAACGTCGATCGCAACGCCGAAGCCGCGAAGATTGACGCGAGCGTCGCCGATTTGTCGCTGCTCGATACCCCTGCCGACGGCGAAGTGCTCGGTGCCTTGGCCCAGTGGCCATCCGTCGTTTCGGACGCCGGCGACCTGCGCGCACCGCACAAGATCGCACACTATCTCGAGGCTCTCGCTGGAACGTATCACAAGTGGTACAACCTTGAACGTGTGGTGCCGATGGATTTGACGGACCTTGAGGTCCGCGAAAAGGACGCCGCCAAACTTGAGGCCGCACGCATCGCCAAGAACCCTGAACCGGCTCGTGCCGCAGCCCGTCTGCAGTTGAACGACGCCGTCCAGCGCGTCATCGCCTCCGGTCTCGCGATGCTCGGTGTCACTGCACCCGACAAGATGTAA
- the atpD gene encoding F0F1 ATP synthase subunit beta codes for MAENESTAQSSATSADQPKDLNAGRITRVQGSVIDAEFPAGHLPDIYNALKVKISNVGNTEGETVKEITLEVEQQIGDSTVRAVALKPTDGLVRGATVTDTGGPIEVPVGDVTKGHVFDVTGNILNKKPDEKIEIKQRWSIHRNPPAFDQLESRTKMFETGIKVIDLLTPYVEGGKIGLFGGAGVGKTVLIQEMIQRVAQNHGGVSVFAGVGERTREGNDLIGEMGDAGVLEKTALVFGQMDEPPGTRLRVPLTALTMAEYFRDVENQDVLLFIDNIFRFTQAGSEVSTLLGRMPSAVGYQPNLADEMGSLQERITSTRGHSITSLQAIYVPADDYTDPAPATTFAHLDATTELSRDIASQGIYPAVDPLSSTSRILDPRYVGQEHYDTANRVKAILQRNKELQDIIALIGIDELGEEDKTTVNRARKIQQFLGQNFYVAKKFTGLEGSYVPADETVEAFKRICDGQYDELPEQAFNGIGGIDDLEHKWHDMQKELA; via the coding sequence ATGGCAGAAAACGAGTCAACGGCTCAGTCCAGCGCGACCTCCGCCGACCAGCCGAAAGATCTGAACGCCGGACGCATCACACGCGTCCAGGGTTCGGTGATTGATGCCGAATTCCCGGCGGGGCACCTGCCCGACATCTACAATGCCCTGAAAGTCAAGATCAGCAACGTGGGCAACACCGAAGGCGAGACCGTCAAGGAGATTACCCTTGAGGTCGAGCAGCAGATCGGCGATTCCACGGTGCGCGCGGTCGCATTGAAGCCTACCGACGGCCTCGTGCGTGGCGCGACGGTCACTGACACGGGCGGCCCCATCGAGGTGCCGGTCGGCGACGTGACCAAGGGACATGTGTTCGATGTTACGGGCAACATTCTGAACAAGAAGCCTGACGAGAAAATCGAAATCAAGCAGCGTTGGTCCATCCACCGCAATCCGCCGGCCTTTGACCAGCTCGAAAGCCGCACCAAGATGTTCGAGACGGGCATCAAGGTCATCGATCTGCTGACCCCGTACGTCGAGGGCGGCAAGATTGGCCTCTTCGGCGGCGCAGGCGTGGGCAAGACCGTGCTGATTCAGGAGATGATTCAGCGCGTGGCACAGAACCACGGCGGTGTCTCCGTATTCGCCGGCGTCGGCGAGCGTACCCGTGAGGGCAACGACCTGATCGGCGAAATGGGCGATGCAGGCGTTTTGGAGAAGACCGCGCTGGTCTTCGGCCAGATGGATGAACCCCCGGGGACGCGTCTTCGCGTGCCGCTGACGGCTCTGACCATGGCTGAGTACTTCCGCGACGTCGAGAACCAGGACGTGTTGCTCTTCATCGACAACATCTTCCGCTTCACGCAGGCGGGTTCCGAGGTCTCCACGCTGCTCGGCCGTATGCCGTCCGCAGTGGGTTACCAGCCGAACCTGGCCGACGAGATGGGCTCCCTGCAGGAGCGCATCACCTCGACCCGTGGTCACTCGATTACTTCGCTGCAGGCCATTTACGTGCCCGCCGACGATTACACCGACCCGGCCCCGGCCACGACCTTCGCCCATTTGGATGCGACCACCGAGCTTTCTCGTGACATCGCCTCCCAGGGCATCTACCCGGCCGTCGACCCGCTGTCGTCCACCTCGCGAATCCTCGATCCGCGTTACGTGGGCCAGGAGCACTACGACACTGCGAACCGCGTCAAGGCGATTCTGCAGCGCAACAAGGAACTCCAGGACATCATCGCCCTGATCGGTATCGACGAGCTCGGCGAGGAAGACAAGACCACTGTCAACCGCGCCCGCAAGATCCAGCAGTTCCTCGGCCAGAACTTCTACGTCGCGAAGAAATTCACCGGCTTGGAAGGTTCGTACGTTCCTGCTGACGAGACCGTCGAGGCCTTCAAGCGCATCTGCGACGGCCAATACGACGAGCTTCCTGAGCAAGCGTTCAACGGCATCGGCGGTATCGATGACCTTGAGCATAAGTGGCACGACATGCAGAAGGAACTTGCGTGA